From a region of the Haloferax volcanii DS2 genome:
- a CDS encoding DUF7094 domain-containing protein, whose protein sequence is MKALPLVVVMLLVASPVLGAVGPTDGSSRSPALDGATHAQVESPSNETIHVLDIPSSELVRSTVEAHHVDLGPSLDFSALRAGGRIQTGASLERIESASDDSTRQQLILDELNGIEQRAIALQSAQRSVIERFNDDNLTARELLIELARIDAEARALNERRVALRDVTSRTSDFSISSGRLAALERELDTFTGPVRTHAVAVMTGEADAARFSVRTSETGVVLSVVADGEYVREAYRADLRDRDQRTVTYEEALDIVAENYPTIYSSRTAQNGTNVISAGDSHRVRINYNYGQLTAYVDTGSGRVFKESQTRPLRSISTTATATGVRDGLALTVDRTYPGGPLRIQLNESETGDPVDANVTIGLEASQESTLLGHTGSDGTLWTVSPSAPYTVTVIKGNSAVVLTADPTPTPTLAANPTDTENDTSPTVTSTPTESIESPGPSRTVPQGAPGDSPTVGSPTVG, encoded by the coding sequence ATGAAGGCCCTCCCACTCGTCGTCGTCATGCTCCTCGTGGCGTCGCCGGTGCTCGGCGCGGTCGGTCCGACCGACGGCTCGTCCCGCTCGCCGGCGCTCGATGGGGCGACCCACGCACAGGTCGAGTCGCCGTCCAACGAGACGATTCACGTCCTCGATATCCCGTCGTCGGAGCTGGTTCGGTCGACGGTCGAAGCCCACCACGTCGACCTCGGTCCCTCTCTCGACTTCTCCGCGCTCAGGGCCGGCGGGCGGATTCAGACGGGGGCGTCTCTCGAGCGCATCGAGTCCGCGAGCGACGACAGCACCCGACAACAACTCATCCTCGACGAGCTAAACGGCATCGAGCAGCGCGCAATCGCGCTCCAGAGCGCACAGCGCTCCGTCATCGAACGGTTCAACGACGACAACCTCACCGCGCGAGAGCTCCTCATCGAACTCGCGCGAATCGACGCCGAGGCGCGGGCGCTCAACGAGCGGCGCGTCGCCCTCCGTGACGTCACGAGTCGAACGTCGGACTTCTCGATTAGCTCCGGGCGGCTCGCGGCGCTCGAACGCGAACTCGACACGTTCACCGGCCCCGTTCGGACGCACGCGGTCGCGGTCATGACCGGCGAGGCCGACGCCGCGCGGTTCTCCGTGCGGACGAGCGAGACCGGGGTCGTCCTCAGCGTCGTCGCCGACGGCGAGTACGTCCGCGAGGCCTACCGCGCGGACCTCCGCGACCGCGACCAGCGCACGGTCACCTACGAGGAGGCGCTCGACATCGTCGCGGAGAACTACCCGACCATCTACTCCAGCCGCACCGCACAGAACGGGACCAACGTCATCAGTGCCGGCGACAGCCACCGCGTGCGAATCAACTACAACTACGGGCAGTTGACGGCGTACGTTGACACCGGAAGCGGACGCGTGTTCAAGGAGTCCCAGACGCGTCCCCTCAGGTCGATTTCGACCACCGCCACCGCCACCGGGGTCAGAGACGGGCTGGCGCTCACCGTCGACCGGACCTACCCCGGCGGACCGCTCCGCATCCAGTTGAACGAAAGCGAGACGGGCGACCCGGTCGACGCGAACGTCACGATTGGACTCGAAGCCAGCCAGGAGAGCACGCTGTTGGGTCACACCGGTTCCGACGGGACGCTCTGGACCGTCTCGCCGTCAGCGCCCTACACCGTCACGGTCATCAAGGGCAACTCGGCGGTCGTGCTCACGGCCGATCCGACGCCCACGCCCACCCTCGCCGCGAACCCAACCGACACGGAAAACGACACGTCCCCGACGGTCACGTCGACGCCGACCGAATCGATCGAGTCGCCCGGCCCCTCCCGGACGGTCCCGCAGGGCGCACCCGGCGACTCGCCAACGGTCGGTTCTCCGACGGTCGGCTGA
- a CDS encoding type IV pilin — MPCQFRRSTRGSSVLIGSVLLIGLVVVVAAAVGAAAFDAADASPTPTRPTALSLGVSGDTLSLTHEGGAPLDVDSLAVRISVDGESLAHQPPVPFFSASGFRPGPTGPFNAAADPRWTVGETATLKLAGTNDPTIEPGATVTVRVFDGDTPVAALEATAS; from the coding sequence ATGCCTTGTCAGTTCCGCCGCTCGACCCGCGGCTCGTCAGTACTCATCGGGAGCGTGCTCCTCATCGGTCTCGTGGTCGTCGTCGCGGCCGCTGTCGGCGCGGCGGCGTTCGACGCGGCCGACGCCTCGCCGACGCCGACTCGACCCACGGCGCTGTCGCTCGGGGTCTCGGGTGACACGCTGTCGCTGACTCACGAGGGCGGCGCGCCGCTCGACGTGGACTCGCTCGCGGTTCGTATCTCGGTGGACGGTGAGTCGCTCGCGCACCAACCGCCCGTGCCGTTCTTCTCGGCCAGCGGGTTCCGGCCCGGCCCGACCGGCCCGTTCAACGCCGCGGCCGACCCCCGGTGGACCGTCGGTGAGACGGCGACCCTCAAACTCGCGGGGACGAACGACCCGACTATCGAGCCGGGTGCGACGGTGACCGTCCGCGTCTTCGACGGCGACACGCCGGTCGCGGCGCTCGAAGCGACAGCGTCGTGA
- a CDS encoding methyltransferase domain-containing protein translates to MGVLENKARARLFYKYLSKVYDRVNPFIWNEEMRDEALEMLDIQQGDRVLDVGCGTGFGTEGLLRYTDDVHGLDQSIHQMQKAWEKFGKHDEVRFYRGDAERLPFAEDSFDVIWSSGSIEYWPNPVTALEEFRRVVKPGSKVLVVGPDDPKSGVFQKLADAIMLFYDEEEADRMFEAAGFVDIEHHILQRQPGSPRAIVTIARAPEE, encoded by the coding sequence ATGGGAGTCCTCGAAAACAAAGCGCGGGCCCGCCTGTTCTACAAGTACCTCTCGAAGGTGTACGACCGGGTGAACCCGTTCATCTGGAACGAGGAGATGCGCGACGAGGCGCTGGAGATGCTCGACATCCAGCAGGGCGACCGCGTCCTCGACGTGGGCTGTGGCACCGGCTTCGGAACCGAGGGACTGCTCCGCTACACCGACGACGTCCACGGCCTCGACCAGAGCATCCACCAGATGCAGAAGGCGTGGGAGAAGTTCGGCAAGCACGACGAGGTCCGGTTCTACCGCGGGGACGCCGAGCGGCTCCCCTTCGCTGAGGACTCGTTCGACGTTATCTGGTCGTCCGGCTCCATCGAGTACTGGCCGAACCCGGTCACCGCGCTCGAAGAGTTCCGCCGGGTGGTGAAACCGGGGAGCAAGGTGCTCGTCGTCGGCCCCGACGACCCGAAATCCGGCGTCTTCCAGAAGCTTGCGGACGCCATCATGCTGTTTTACGACGAGGAGGAGGCCGACCGGATGTTCGAGGCCGCCGGCTTCGTCGACATCGAACACCACATCCTCCAACGCCAGCCGGGGAGCCCGCGGGCTATTGTCACTATCGCGCGCGCACCCGAGGAATAA
- the ahaH gene encoding ATP synthase archaeal subunit H, with protein sequence MPRQEVLERIKTAEQEADDIVEEAEAEREELVAEAREEADEIRSEAEEEAAELESERLQEGRADIETERERILEEGEDARDELVAEAEDHIDDAVEFAIGKFEEAVDAQT encoded by the coding sequence ATGCCGAGACAAGAGGTTCTCGAACGAATCAAAACGGCCGAGCAGGAGGCCGACGACATCGTTGAAGAGGCCGAGGCCGAACGTGAGGAGCTCGTCGCGGAGGCGCGTGAGGAAGCCGATGAGATTCGCTCCGAGGCCGAAGAAGAGGCCGCAGAGCTCGAATCCGAGCGTCTTCAGGAGGGACGCGCGGACATAGAGACGGAGCGGGAACGCATCCTCGAAGAAGGCGAGGACGCCCGCGACGAACTGGTTGCCGAGGCGGAAGACCACATCGACGACGCGGTCGAGTTCGCCATCGGCAAATTCGAGGAGGCGGTGGATGCTCAGACCTGA
- a CDS encoding V-type ATP synthase subunit I, giving the protein MLRPEQMSKVSVTGSKGVMPEVIETVHDLRLLHVTEYDGSWQEEFGFETGSPIEGAESASDKLVTVRSLKSILGVEDTDSGRQRIVPDDALGEPLEEIRAEVNELDDRRSELENELRAVDEEIDAMEPFVDLGLDLDLLSGYETLQVVVGQGKVEPVERAVVDADDISAYEIFSGERTHAVFGRPVDGADEMALADALVGVEFATLEVPDASGSPEEHIRDLEQQKRETESKLETVESELHDTAVEEGEFLLAAEERLAIDVQKTEAPLSFATTENAFVAEGWIPTERYNTFAGTLKDEVGEHVAVEELERAEFSRDGHDHAREDVTETGGTAAVTDGGTVSMSNDDPPVVQKNSGAVKPFEILVQAVNRPNYHELDPTIILFLTFPTFFGFMIGDFGYGVIYTAIGFFLYSKFEDGALKSMGGVTLAAGLFTTLFGILYGEIFGFHLITQYFWEGMLGLSHPPIEKGLSPATSEWALGWLTVSVAVGIFHINVGYILDFFENYELHGAKEAVLESGSWILMLNGLWIWIFSDALGGVPPEFLFTTFAADGLIPLGFSGFSFTVGWIGLGLYFLGAGLLGTAELAELVEFAAPLSNVLSYTRLGAVLIAKASMAFAVNLLVFGVYVDDHGGWHFGLGGMPDAAALEAAGTVSYHGHEVTEILFGGIFHTGAAGVVGGLLVLVVGHLVVLALGVTSAGLQAVRLEYVEFFNKFFEGGGRAYNPFGYDREFTTED; this is encoded by the coding sequence ATGCTCAGACCTGAGCAGATGAGCAAGGTCTCGGTGACCGGTTCCAAGGGCGTCATGCCCGAGGTCATCGAGACCGTCCACGACCTCCGACTGCTGCACGTCACCGAATACGACGGCTCGTGGCAGGAGGAGTTCGGATTCGAGACGGGGTCGCCCATCGAGGGCGCCGAGAGCGCGTCCGACAAGCTCGTCACCGTCCGCTCGCTCAAGAGCATCCTCGGGGTCGAAGACACCGACTCCGGCCGGCAGCGCATCGTCCCCGACGACGCGCTCGGCGAGCCCCTCGAAGAGATTCGAGCCGAAGTCAATGAACTGGACGACCGCCGCTCCGAGCTCGAAAACGAGCTCCGCGCGGTGGACGAAGAAATCGACGCGATGGAGCCGTTCGTCGACCTCGGACTCGACCTCGACCTGCTTTCGGGGTACGAGACGCTGCAGGTCGTCGTCGGACAGGGGAAGGTCGAGCCCGTCGAGCGCGCCGTCGTCGACGCCGACGACATCAGCGCCTACGAGATTTTCTCGGGCGAGCGTACGCACGCCGTCTTCGGTCGGCCGGTCGACGGTGCCGACGAGATGGCGCTCGCCGACGCGCTGGTCGGCGTCGAGTTCGCCACGCTCGAAGTCCCGGACGCCTCGGGAAGCCCCGAAGAGCACATCCGCGACCTCGAACAGCAGAAGCGCGAAACCGAGTCGAAGCTCGAAACCGTCGAATCCGAGCTCCACGACACCGCCGTCGAGGAGGGCGAGTTCCTCCTCGCCGCCGAAGAGCGACTCGCTATCGACGTCCAGAAGACGGAAGCGCCGCTTTCGTTCGCGACGACGGAGAACGCCTTCGTCGCCGAGGGCTGGATTCCGACGGAGCGCTACAACACGTTCGCGGGCACGCTCAAAGACGAGGTCGGCGAGCACGTCGCCGTCGAGGAGCTCGAACGCGCCGAGTTCTCGCGTGACGGACACGACCACGCGCGAGAGGACGTCACCGAGACCGGCGGCACGGCCGCCGTTACCGACGGCGGAACGGTCTCGATGTCCAACGACGACCCGCCGGTCGTCCAGAAGAACAGCGGCGCTGTCAAGCCGTTCGAAATCCTCGTGCAGGCGGTCAACCGCCCGAACTACCACGAGCTCGACCCGACCATCATCCTGTTCCTGACGTTCCCGACGTTCTTCGGGTTCATGATCGGTGACTTCGGGTACGGTGTCATCTACACCGCCATCGGCTTTTTCCTCTACTCGAAGTTCGAGGACGGTGCGCTCAAGAGCATGGGTGGCGTCACCCTCGCCGCGGGGCTGTTTACGACGTTGTTCGGCATCCTCTACGGCGAGATATTCGGCTTCCACCTCATCACCCAGTACTTCTGGGAAGGAATGCTCGGGCTGTCGCACCCGCCCATCGAGAAGGGGCTGTCGCCGGCCACCTCTGAGTGGGCCCTCGGTTGGCTCACCGTGAGCGTCGCCGTCGGTATCTTCCACATCAACGTGGGGTACATTCTCGACTTCTTCGAGAACTACGAACTCCACGGCGCGAAGGAGGCGGTCCTCGAAAGCGGTTCGTGGATCCTCATGTTGAACGGCCTGTGGATCTGGATCTTCAGCGACGCGCTCGGTGGCGTCCCGCCGGAGTTCCTGTTCACCACGTTCGCGGCCGACGGGCTCATCCCGCTCGGCTTCTCCGGCTTCTCGTTCACCGTCGGCTGGATCGGCCTCGGGCTGTACTTCCTCGGCGCGGGGCTGCTCGGGACGGCCGAACTGGCCGAACTCGTCGAGTTCGCCGCCCCGCTTTCGAACGTCCTGTCGTACACGCGTCTCGGCGCGGTCCTCATCGCGAAGGCGTCGATGGCGTTCGCCGTCAACCTGCTCGTCTTCGGCGTGTACGTCGACGACCACGGCGGCTGGCACTTCGGGCTCGGCGGAATGCCCGACGCTGCTGCACTCGAAGCGGCAGGAACGGTGAGCTATCACGGCCACGAAGTGACCGAGATTCTGTTCGGTGGCATCTTCCACACGGGTGCCGCGGGCGTCGTGGGCGGACTGCTCGTCCTCGTCGTCGGTCACCTGGTCGTCCTCGCGCTCGGCGTCACGAGCGCCGGCTTGCAGGCCGTGCGTCTCGAGTACGTCGAGTTCTTCAACAAGTTCTTCGAGGGCGGCGGCCGCGCGTACAACCCGTTCGGCTACGACCGCGAGTTCACGACCGAAGACTAA
- a CDS encoding F0F1 ATP synthase subunit C: MIEAIEPLMTALQSEAASSPAITADAAAALSVGIAAFAAGYAERGIGSAAMGAIAEDDDLFVNGLVLTVLPETLVILALVVVFAA, translated from the coding sequence ATGATTGAAGCAATCGAACCCCTCATGACTGCACTGCAGAGTGAAGCCGCTTCCTCGCCCGCTATCACCGCCGACGCCGCGGCGGCCCTCTCCGTCGGTATCGCCGCCTTCGCCGCAGGCTATGCGGAGCGTGGCATCGGCTCCGCCGCGATGGGTGCCATCGCGGAAGACGACGACCTCTTCGTCAACGGGCTGGTCCTTACGGTTCTCCCCGAGACCCTCGTCATCCTCGCACTGGTCGTTGTCTTCGCGGCCTAA
- a CDS encoding V-type ATP synthase subunit E, translating to MSLDNVVEDIRDEARARAEDIRQDGQEQADEIVAEAEADAEELLESRKADVEQQLEREREQALSSAKLEAKQARLSARRDVLQRVREQVERELAELEGDRREELTRSLLDAAAVEFEDADEVSVYGRADDEELLSSILEDYDGYEFAGERDCLGGVVVEGSNSRVRVNNTFDSVLDTVWEDNLKEVSARLFDDQ from the coding sequence ATGAGTTTGGACAACGTCGTTGAGGACATCCGAGACGAAGCCCGCGCACGCGCAGAGGACATCAGGCAGGACGGCCAGGAACAGGCAGACGAGATCGTCGCCGAGGCCGAGGCCGACGCCGAAGAGCTCCTCGAATCGCGGAAGGCGGACGTCGAGCAACAACTCGAACGGGAGCGCGAACAGGCGCTCTCCAGCGCGAAGCTCGAAGCCAAGCAGGCCCGACTCAGCGCCCGTCGAGACGTGCTCCAGCGCGTCCGCGAGCAGGTCGAACGCGAGCTCGCCGAGCTGGAAGGCGACCGTCGCGAAGAGCTCACCCGCTCGCTGCTCGACGCGGCGGCGGTCGAGTTCGAAGACGCAGACGAAGTCTCCGTCTACGGCCGCGCCGATGACGAGGAGTTGCTTTCGAGCATCCTCGAAGACTACGACGGCTACGAGTTCGCCGGCGAGCGCGACTGCCTCGGTGGCGTCGTGGTCGAGGGGTCGAACTCGCGCGTCCGGGTGAACAACACCTTCGACTCGGTCCTCGACACAGTCTGGGAGGACAACCTGAAGGAAGTGAGCGCGCGACTGTTCGACGACCAATGA
- a CDS encoding V-type ATP synthase subunit C: MSTTGGSNPEYVIARVRARRSALFGDEEYRKLVRMGPAEIARFMEESEYEAEVNALGSRFSGVDLIEYALNQNLAKQFNDILDWADGRLYDLIARYLRKFDAWNVKTVIRGLYSGASREEVESDLIRAGEFDDRLISRLLDAGEIEEVVSVLSGTIFGDGLAAAYEEYEEVGVLVPLENAVDRAFYEQLLDDLVVGEEAKQYREFLEAEIDFRNARNALRIARSGADLDPVDYFIEGGTLFRATELASLATSPDELVSKIRDSRYGDRLSAALSDLEAADSLIGFERALDAALLEYADTLGYVFPLSVTPIVSYILAKEREVDNIRAIARGREAGLDPDAIEAELVIL; encoded by the coding sequence ATGAGCACTACCGGCGGCTCGAATCCCGAATACGTCATCGCTCGCGTTCGAGCGCGACGTAGTGCCCTGTTCGGCGACGAGGAGTACCGCAAACTGGTCCGCATGGGACCGGCCGAAATCGCCCGGTTCATGGAGGAATCGGAGTACGAGGCCGAGGTCAACGCGCTGGGCAGCCGTTTTTCCGGCGTCGACCTCATCGAGTACGCGCTGAACCAGAATCTGGCGAAGCAGTTCAACGATATCCTCGACTGGGCAGACGGCCGCCTCTACGACCTCATCGCGCGGTATCTCCGCAAGTTCGACGCGTGGAACGTGAAGACGGTTATCCGCGGTCTCTACTCCGGTGCGTCCCGCGAGGAGGTCGAATCCGACCTCATCCGCGCCGGCGAGTTCGACGACCGCCTCATCTCGCGACTGCTCGACGCGGGCGAGATAGAAGAGGTCGTCAGCGTCCTCTCCGGCACCATCTTCGGTGACGGCCTCGCGGCCGCCTACGAGGAGTACGAGGAAGTCGGCGTCCTCGTCCCGCTGGAGAACGCGGTTGACCGCGCCTTCTACGAGCAGTTGCTCGACGACCTGGTCGTCGGCGAAGAGGCAAAGCAGTACCGCGAGTTCCTCGAAGCCGAAATCGACTTCCGAAACGCCCGCAACGCGCTCCGCATCGCTCGCAGCGGTGCCGACCTCGACCCCGTCGACTACTTCATCGAGGGCGGCACGCTGTTCCGCGCGACGGAGCTCGCGTCGCTGGCGACCAGCCCGGACGAGCTGGTGTCGAAAATTCGTGACAGCCGATACGGCGACCGCCTCTCGGCGGCCCTTTCGGACCTCGAAGCGGCAGACAGCCTCATCGGCTTCGAGCGCGCCCTCGACGCGGCGCTCTTGGAGTACGCGGACACGCTCGGTTACGTGTTCCCGCTTTCTGTCACGCCAATCGTCTCGTACATCCTCGCCAAGGAGCGCGAGGTCGACAACATCCGGGCCATCGCCCGCGGCCGCGAAGCCGGGCTGGACCCCGATGCAATAGAAGCGGAGCTGGTCATCCTATGA
- a CDS encoding V-type ATP synthase subunit F — protein sequence MSQEIAVIGSPDFTTGFRLAGVRKFENVPDEAKDDELDEAVTRTLEDEDVGIIVMHEDDLDHLSRNARQSVERSIEPTLVTLGGSGGASGLRDQIKRAIGIDLMDE from the coding sequence ATGAGCCAGGAAATCGCAGTTATCGGCAGTCCGGACTTCACCACGGGCTTTCGGCTTGCGGGCGTCCGCAAGTTCGAGAACGTCCCGGACGAAGCGAAGGACGACGAACTCGACGAGGCCGTGACGCGGACGCTGGAGGACGAGGATGTCGGCATCATCGTGATGCACGAAGACGACCTCGACCACCTCTCGCGTAACGCCCGGCAGTCGGTCGAGCGCAGCATCGAGCCGACGCTCGTGACGCTCGGCGGCTCCGGCGGCGCGAGTGGCCTCCGTGACCAGATCAAGAGAGCAATCGGTATCGATCTGATGGACGAATAA
- a CDS encoding ATP synthase subunit A — protein MSQATQDSVREDGVIASVSGPVVTARGLDARMNDVVYVGDEGLMGEVIEIEGDLTTIQVYEETSGVGPGEPVESTGEPLTVDLGPGMMDAIYDGVQRPLDVLESKMDSAFLDRGVDAPGIDLDEKWEFEPTVSEGDEVAPGDVVGTVPETVTIEHKVMVPPDFGGGEVVAVEEGEFSVTEAVVELDSGEEITMHQEWPVRQARPAAEKKTPREPLVSGQRILDGLFPIAKGGTAAIPGPFGSGKTVTQHQLAKWADADIVVYVGCGERGNEMTEVIEDFPELDDPKTGNPLMARTCLIANTSNMPVAARESCIYTGITIAEYYRDMGYDVALMADSTSRWAEAMREISSRLEEMPGEEGYPAYLAARLSEFYERAGYFTTVNGEEGSVSVIGAVSPPGGDFSEPVTQNTLRIVKTFWALDADLAERRHFPAINWNESYSLYQEQLDPWFVENVEDDWAEERQWAVDVLDEENELQEIVQLVGKDALPEDQQLTLEIARYLREAYLQQNAFHPTDTYCSPEKTYGILTAIHAFNDEAFKALEAGVPVEEIQAIEAAPRLNRIGVQEDWEAYIEDLKAEITEQLRELY, from the coding sequence ATGAGTCAGGCAACACAAGATTCCGTTCGCGAGGACGGTGTCATCGCAAGCGTGAGTGGTCCGGTCGTGACCGCCCGTGGCCTCGACGCCCGCATGAACGACGTCGTCTACGTCGGCGACGAAGGGCTGATGGGCGAGGTCATCGAAATCGAGGGCGACCTCACGACTATTCAGGTGTACGAAGAGACCTCCGGCGTCGGTCCCGGCGAACCCGTCGAGAGTACGGGCGAACCGCTGACCGTCGACCTCGGTCCGGGGATGATGGACGCCATCTACGACGGCGTCCAGCGTCCGCTGGACGTGCTGGAGTCGAAGATGGACTCGGCGTTCCTCGACCGCGGTGTCGACGCGCCGGGCATCGACCTCGACGAGAAGTGGGAGTTCGAACCCACCGTCTCCGAGGGCGACGAGGTCGCCCCCGGCGACGTCGTCGGGACGGTCCCCGAGACCGTGACCATCGAGCACAAGGTCATGGTCCCGCCGGACTTCGGGGGCGGCGAGGTCGTCGCCGTCGAGGAAGGCGAGTTCTCCGTCACCGAGGCGGTCGTCGAACTCGACAGCGGCGAGGAGATTACGATGCACCAGGAGTGGCCGGTGCGTCAGGCTCGCCCCGCCGCGGAGAAGAAGACTCCGCGCGAACCGCTCGTCTCGGGGCAGCGCATCCTCGACGGCCTGTTCCCCATCGCGAAGGGTGGAACGGCAGCGATTCCGGGGCCGTTCGGCTCCGGGAAGACGGTCACGCAGCACCAGCTCGCCAAGTGGGCCGACGCGGACATCGTCGTCTACGTCGGCTGCGGCGAGCGCGGTAACGAAATGACCGAGGTTATCGAGGACTTCCCGGAACTCGACGACCCGAAGACGGGTAACCCGCTCATGGCTCGGACGTGCCTCATCGCGAACACGTCCAACATGCCCGTGGCGGCCCGCGAGTCCTGTATCTACACCGGCATCACCATCGCGGAGTACTACCGCGACATGGGATACGACGTTGCGCTCATGGCCGACTCCACCTCTCGGTGGGCAGAGGCCATGCGCGAGATTTCGTCGCGCCTCGAAGAGATGCCCGGCGAAGAGGGGTACCCCGCGTACCTCGCCGCGCGTCTCTCCGAGTTCTACGAGCGCGCCGGCTACTTCACGACCGTCAACGGCGAGGAAGGCTCCGTCTCCGTCATCGGCGCGGTTTCGCCGCCGGGCGGCGACTTCTCCGAGCCGGTCACGCAGAACACTCTGCGTATCGTCAAGACGTTCTGGGCGCTCGACGCGGACCTCGCAGAGCGTCGTCACTTCCCGGCCATCAACTGGAACGAGTCGTACTCGCTCTACCAAGAGCAGCTCGACCCGTGGTTCGTCGAGAACGTCGAGGACGACTGGGCCGAAGAGCGCCAGTGGGCCGTCGACGTGCTCGACGAGGAGAACGAACTGCAGGAAATCGTTCAGCTCGTCGGTAAGGACGCCCTCCCGGAGGACCAGCAGCTGACCCTCGAAATCGCTCGCTACCTCCGCGAGGCGTACCTCCAGCAGAACGCGTTCCACCCGACGGACACGTACTGCTCCCCCGAGAAGACGTACGGAATCCTCACCGCCATCCACGCGTTCAACGACGAGGCGTTCAAGGCGCTCGAAGCCGGCGTCCCCGTCGAAGAGATTCAGGCCATCGAGGCGGCTCCCCGGCTGAACCGCATCGGTGTGCAGGAAGACTGGGAGGCGTACATCGAGGACCTCAAAGCAGAAATCACCGAGCAGCTCCGCGAGCTGTACTGA
- a CDS encoding ATP synthase subunit B has product MKEYQTITEISGPLVFAEVDEPIGYDEIVEIETPQGETKRGQVLESSEGLVAIQVFEGTSGIDRNASVRFLGETLKMPVTEDLLGRVLDGSGQPIDGGPEIVPDERRDIVGAAINPYSREYPEEFIQTGVSAIDGMNTLVRGQKLPIFSASGLPHNDLALQIARQATVPEDEESGEESEFAVVFGAMGITQEEANEFMEDFERTGALERSVVFTNLADDPAVERTVTPRLALTTAEYLAFDKDYHVLVILTDMTNYCEALREIGAAREEVPGRRGYPGYMYTDLAQLYERAGRIQGRDGSVTQIPILTMPGDDDTHPIPDLTGYITEGQIYIDRDLNSQGIRPPINPLPSLSRLMDDGIGEGLTREDHADVSDQMYAAYAEGEDLRDLVNIVGREALSERDNKYLDFAERFEAEFVNQGFDTDRSIEDTLDIGWDLLSTLPKSELNRIDEELIEDYYEDDAESVEAEA; this is encoded by the coding sequence ATGAAGGAATACCAGACTATCACCGAAATCAGCGGCCCGCTGGTGTTCGCCGAGGTCGACGAGCCGATCGGTTACGACGAAATCGTCGAAATCGAGACGCCCCAAGGCGAAACCAAGCGCGGACAGGTTCTCGAATCCTCCGAGGGCCTCGTCGCGATTCAGGTGTTCGAAGGCACGAGCGGTATCGACAGGAACGCGTCCGTCAGGTTCCTCGGCGAGACCCTCAAGATGCCCGTGACCGAGGACCTCCTCGGGCGCGTGCTCGACGGGTCCGGCCAGCCAATCGACGGTGGCCCCGAGATCGTCCCCGACGAGCGTCGGGACATCGTCGGCGCGGCAATCAACCCCTACTCCCGCGAGTACCCCGAGGAGTTCATCCAGACCGGCGTCTCCGCCATCGACGGCATGAACACCCTCGTCCGCGGTCAGAAGCTCCCGATCTTCTCCGCGTCGGGGCTTCCCCACAACGACCTCGCGCTCCAGATCGCCCGTCAGGCGACGGTGCCCGAGGACGAAGAAAGCGGCGAAGAGTCCGAGTTCGCAGTGGTCTTCGGCGCGATGGGTATCACGCAGGAAGAGGCGAACGAGTTCATGGAGGACTTCGAGCGCACGGGCGCACTCGAGCGCTCCGTCGTCTTCACGAACCTCGCGGACGACCCTGCAGTCGAGCGGACGGTCACGCCGCGTCTCGCGCTGACGACCGCCGAGTACCTCGCGTTCGACAAGGACTACCACGTCCTCGTCATCCTGACCGACATGACCAACTACTGCGAGGCGCTCCGCGAGATCGGTGCGGCTCGCGAAGAGGTCCCCGGTCGCCGTGGCTACCCGGGTTACATGTACACCGACCTTGCACAGCTCTACGAGCGTGCAGGTCGCATCCAGGGTCGCGACGGCTCTGTCACGCAGATTCCCATCCTCACGATGCCGGGTGACGACGACACGCACCCGATTCCGGACCTGACCGGCTACATCACCGAGGGTCAGATCTACATCGACCGCGACCTCAACTCGCAGGGCATCCGCCCGCCGATCAACCCGCTTCCGTCCCTGTCGCGTCTCATGGACGACGGTATCGGCGAGGGCCTCACCCGCGAGGACCACGCCGACGTGTCCGACCAGATGTACGCGGCGTACGCGGAGGGTGAAGACCTGCGCGACCTCGTGAACATCGTCGGTCGCGAGGCGCTGTCGGAGCGCGACAACAAGTACCTCGACTTCGCAGAGCGCTTCGAAGCCGAGTTCGTCAACCAGGGCTTCGACACGGACCGGTCCATCGAGGACACCCTCGACATCGGCTGGGACCTCCTGTCGACGCTTCCGAAGTCCGAGCTCAACCGTATCGACGAAGAGCTCATCGAGGACTACTACGAAGACGACGCCGAGTCGGTCGAAGCGGAAGCCTAG